A region of Catenibacterium mitsuokai DNA encodes the following proteins:
- a CDS encoding type III pantothenate kinase encodes MLLVIDIGNTNITIGVYKEDHLVGRFRMTTRMERTSDEYGLMLHSYLQASHLNVEDVKDVIISSVVPKINYSFSSSIIKYFHIRPLFVGPGVKTGINIQIDHTSTLGSDRLVDAAGAYYTYGGPCLVIDFGTATTYDVITEKGVFIGGVIAPGIGIEAGVLSSMAAQLPEIELVKPQHIIAKNTVTAMQAGVVYGYIGKTEYIIKKIKEEYGQNLKVVSTGGLGKLIAKETDLIDIYDQELTFKGLKIIYDKNKKDRH; translated from the coding sequence ATGCTATTGGTTATAGATATCGGTAATACAAATATTACTATTGGTGTTTACAAAGAAGATCATTTAGTAGGTCGTTTTCGTATGACAACACGTATGGAACGTACATCAGATGAATATGGCTTAATGCTTCATTCATACCTTCAAGCCTCTCACTTGAATGTAGAAGATGTTAAGGATGTCATTATTAGCTCGGTTGTACCAAAGATTAACTATTCTTTCTCAAGTTCCATTATTAAATACTTTCATATTAGACCACTATTTGTTGGCCCAGGTGTGAAAACAGGCATCAATATTCAAATTGATCATACATCTACTCTTGGTTCAGACCGTTTAGTGGATGCAGCTGGGGCTTATTATACATATGGTGGTCCCTGTCTCGTTATTGATTTTGGTACAGCGACTACTTATGATGTTATTACAGAGAAAGGTGTTTTCATTGGTGGAGTAATTGCACCAGGCATTGGTATAGAAGCCGGTGTTCTTTCTTCTATGGCTGCTCAGCTCCCTGAAATTGAATTAGTCAAACCACAGCATATTATTGCGAAAAATACAGTCACTGCAATGCAGGCTGGGGTAGTCTATGGCTATATTGGGAAGACTGAATATATTATCAAGAAGATAAAAGAAGAATATGGTCAGAATCTAAAAGTAGTTTCTACAGGAGGCTTAGGTAAGCTTATTGCGAAAGAAACTGACTTAATTGATATTTATGATCAGGAACTTACATTTAAAGGTTTAAAGATCATATATGATAAGAACAAGAAGGATCGTCACTGA
- a CDS encoding DUF3592 domain-containing protein, producing the protein MEKLLLVLICILGIVMMVKGLIARFKYRLKATRCSLQAPGKIIDIKQDEHYLYIMTIQYYAEGKFIERKPCITYFQMKYFKNNKRVTVDYDPNSPDTFIIEEELFTIRFTNFLIFSGFVLVCCAALFII; encoded by the coding sequence ATGGAAAAATTATTACTTGTACTTATATGCATCCTAGGTATTGTAATGATGGTTAAAGGGCTGATTGCTCGTTTTAAATATCGTCTAAAGGCGACACGCTGTTCTTTGCAGGCTCCAGGAAAAATCATAGATATCAAACAGGATGAACATTATCTCTATATCATGACAATTCAATATTATGCAGAAGGTAAGTTTATAGAAAGAAAACCTTGTATCACTTATTTTCAGATGAAATATTTTAAAAATAATAAACGTGTTACAGTGGACTATGATCCAAACTCTCCTGATACGTTTATCATTGAAGAAGAACTATTTACTATACGATTCACTAATTTTCTTATATTTAGTGGTTTTGTATTGGTGTGTTGTGCTGCATTATTTATCATTTGA
- a CDS encoding LytTR family DNA-binding domain-containing protein — MKTRIELISEDQKEEVVIKCYQITDEIQSMISFIENEKRIIGYKRGTAYLLNINDIYYFEIVDQKAFLYCKKEIYESKMKLYEFEKETEGTSFFRASKSFIINADKIDSIKPSLSGRFEVMLTNKEKLIVSRQYVRVLKQMIGL; from the coding sequence ATGAAGACAAGAATTGAATTGATATCTGAAGATCAAAAAGAAGAAGTTGTCATTAAATGCTATCAGATAACAGATGAAATACAAAGTATGATCTCTTTCATAGAAAATGAGAAAAGAATAATTGGATACAAAAGGGGAACTGCCTATCTATTGAATATCAATGATATATATTACTTTGAAATAGTTGATCAAAAAGCATTTCTCTATTGCAAAAAGGAAATATATGAATCAAAGATGAAACTTTATGAATTTGAAAAAGAAACAGAAGGTACATCATTCTTTAGAGCATCTAAATCATTCATTATTAATGCGGATAAAATTGATTCTATTAAACCATCATTATCTGGAAGATTTGAAGTGATGCTGACTAATAAAGAGAAACTTATCGTTTCTAGACAATATGTACGTGTACTAAAACAAATGATTGGGTTGTAA
- a CDS encoding HD domain-containing protein, protein MLLMNVFSGHRIDPLHIKEDDIHLEDIAHALSLICRGNGHIKYFYSVAQHSLNCAKEAQSRGYNKHVVLSCLFHDASEAYMSDLITPIKKQMKEYQVIEDKLLETIFQAFHIQLKDEEKIIWKEMDHLLLEAELKEMMPLEENRSSVTLMSTPDLKEYYYRDIEEEFKVYALQLLEDL, encoded by the coding sequence ATGTTATTGATGAATGTGTTTAGTGGTCACAGAATAGATCCATTACATATTAAGGAAGATGATATTCATCTAGAGGATATTGCTCATGCATTAAGTCTTATATGTCGAGGGAATGGTCATATTAAATATTTCTACTCTGTGGCACAGCATTCTCTCAACTGCGCGAAAGAAGCACAAAGCAGAGGCTATAATAAACATGTTGTTTTATCATGTTTATTTCATGATGCAAGTGAAGCTTATATGAGTGATCTCATCACTCCTATAAAAAAACAAATGAAAGAATATCAGGTAATAGAAGACAAGCTTCTAGAAACAATATTTCAAGCTTTTCATATTCAATTAAAGGATGAAGAAAAAATAATCTGGAAAGAGATGGATCACTTACTACTTGAAGCAGAATTAAAAGAGATGATGCCTCTAGAAGAAAATAGATCTTCTGTTACATTGATGAGTACACCTGATTTAAAGGAATATTATTATCGTGATATAGAAGAAGAGTTCAAGGTTTATGCACTACAATTATTGGAGGATTTATAA
- a CDS encoding DUF4846 domain-containing protein has product MKKIIIILLGVLLTACTPSSTTKNKKYINSEGTTLETRILVPKGYQREQSDVAHFLQIYPLKKNGSPIHLYNGKKKFNQNSQIAIFKLPLENENLQQSADSVMRVYAEYYWNTKQYDKIQFHLSDGFLLSYNKWREGNRVVIKNDHASYVKSASYDDSYECFKKYLRIVFAYSGSASMVSESTPIKLNEIRVGDVFLKGGSPGHVVMIVDVCTNKEGKKAFLLAQGYMPAQEFHLLKNPSHDDPWYHEDEVKYPFETPDYTFEEGSLRRLCY; this is encoded by the coding sequence ATGAAGAAAATAATAATAATACTTCTTGGTGTACTTTTAACAGCTTGTACACCATCTTCAACAACTAAAAATAAAAAATATATTAACTCAGAAGGAACGACATTAGAAACACGTATTCTTGTACCAAAAGGATATCAAAGAGAACAAAGTGATGTTGCTCATTTCTTACAGATATATCCGTTAAAGAAAAATGGCAGTCCTATTCATTTATATAATGGAAAGAAGAAATTTAATCAAAATTCACAGATTGCTATCTTTAAGCTTCCACTAGAAAATGAAAACCTTCAACAAAGTGCCGACTCAGTTATGAGAGTCTATGCAGAATATTACTGGAACACTAAACAATACGATAAGATTCAGTTTCATTTAAGCGATGGATTTTTATTGTCTTATAATAAATGGAGAGAAGGGAATCGCGTTGTTATTAAGAATGATCATGCCAGTTATGTAAAGAGTGCTTCCTATGATGATTCTTATGAATGCTTTAAAAAATACTTGCGTATTGTATTTGCTTATTCAGGAAGTGCGAGCATGGTGAGTGAATCAACACCAATCAAACTGAATGAAATAAGAGTAGGAGATGTTTTCTTAAAAGGTGGTTCACCAGGACATGTTGTGATGATTGTAGATGTTTGTACAAATAAAGAAGGTAAGAAGGCTTTCTTACTTGCACAAGGCTATATGCCTGCTCAGGAATTTCATTTATTAAAGAATCCATCACATGATGATCCTTGGTATCATGAAGATGAAGTCAAATACCCATTTGAAACACCTGATTATACATTTGAGGAAGGTAGTTTAAGAAGATTATGTTATTGA
- the coaBC gene encoding bifunctional phosphopantothenoylcysteine decarboxylase/phosphopantothenate--cysteine ligase CoaBC, translating to MKKLIIGITGSIAAFKTVQFISDLVKEKYEIEVMLTPSAAKFVTPTSISALTKKKTYIDVFDDDPGCITHVDIVKDADLFMIVPASATTIAKCANGIADNMLTAAFLAATCPKLIAPAMNVHMYENKTTQRNIQTLKDDGVLFVEPAVGLLACGDTGKGKLADYDHLHLMMEYALSDHPLQGKKVLVTAGPTQESLDPVRFLTNHSSGKMGYSIARAAFILGAKVRLIHGPTSLKPVPYIINQSITSAQDLFECVKRHHIHYDYIIMSAAVADYTPVETSTEKIKKNDNELILKLKKNPDILDYIGHHQVEHQVICGFAMETQDLIENASKKLNKKQCDLIIANHLKTEGAGFQGDTNVVTIITQDSMKGIDKMSKSDLSYIILKECMKIGAKK from the coding sequence ATGAAAAAATTGATTATAGGGATTACTGGTTCTATTGCAGCATTTAAGACTGTACAGTTCATCAGTGATCTAGTGAAAGAAAAATATGAAATTGAAGTCATGCTCACTCCAAGTGCAGCGAAGTTTGTCACACCAACTTCTATTTCTGCTCTCACAAAGAAAAAAACATATATTGATGTCTTTGATGATGATCCAGGATGTATTACACATGTAGATATCGTCAAGGATGCTGATTTGTTTATGATTGTACCAGCGAGTGCAACAACCATCGCAAAATGTGCTAATGGTATTGCAGATAATATGTTGACAGCTGCTTTTCTAGCAGCTACATGTCCTAAACTCATTGCACCTGCAATGAATGTACATATGTATGAAAATAAAACAACACAGCGTAATATCCAAACTTTAAAGGATGATGGTGTTTTATTTGTAGAACCTGCTGTAGGTCTTCTTGCATGCGGTGATACAGGTAAAGGTAAACTTGCAGACTATGATCATCTTCATTTAATGATGGAATATGCACTTAGTGACCATCCATTACAAGGCAAAAAGGTATTAGTCACTGCAGGACCAACTCAAGAATCTTTAGATCCTGTACGTTTTCTTACAAACCACTCATCAGGTAAAATGGGATACTCAATTGCACGCGCTGCATTTATACTTGGTGCCAAGGTACGATTAATTCATGGCCCTACATCATTAAAGCCAGTGCCTTATATTATCAATCAATCTATTACAAGTGCCCAGGATTTATTTGAATGTGTAAAAAGACATCATATACATTATGACTATATTATTATGTCAGCTGCAGTAGCTGACTATACACCTGTAGAAACATCTACAGAAAAGATTAAGAAAAATGACAATGAACTTATTCTTAAACTAAAAAAGAATCCAGATATACTTGATTATATAGGGCATCATCAAGTTGAACATCAAGTGATATGTGGATTTGCGATGGAAACACAAGATTTAATTGAAAATGCATCAAAGAAATTAAATAAAAAACAATGTGATCTGATTATTGCGAACCATCTTAAAACAGAGGGTGCAGGATTTCAGGGTGATACAAATGTTGTTACTATTATTACTCAGGATTCTATGAAGGGTATCGATAAGATGTCTAAATCAGATCTAAGCTATATTATCTTAAAAGAATGTATGAAAATAGGAGCTAAGAAATAA
- a CDS encoding YdcF family protein — MKILKKLIIIVALVICYVFSNAVSIYIYSFKDDARNADVAIVLGASTYNGHPSPVYQERINHAVDLYNKHLVKKIIMTGGYGKGNPVSDAYNAKLYAVSQGVPEDDVLTEDQSTVTLENLINAKKIMDVYNYQTALIVSDPLHMKRAMLQAKDAGIIAYTSPTHSSRFRTRDTKFKFLKREVINYIGYKWYRLFKSFIKL, encoded by the coding sequence ATGAAAATCTTAAAGAAATTGATTATTATTGTTGCATTGGTGATCTGTTATGTATTTTCCAATGCAGTCAGTATTTATATATATAGTTTTAAAGATGATGCAAGAAATGCTGATGTTGCGATTGTATTAGGTGCATCTACATATAATGGGCATCCATCACCTGTTTATCAGGAAAGAATTAATCATGCTGTTGATTTATATAATAAGCATCTTGTAAAGAAAATCATTATGACAGGAGGATATGGAAAGGGAAATCCTGTAAGTGATGCTTATAATGCTAAGCTTTATGCAGTCAGTCAAGGTGTACCAGAAGATGATGTTCTTACGGAAGATCAATCTACAGTCACATTAGAGAATCTGATTAATGCAAAAAAGATTATGGATGTATATAATTATCAGACGGCATTAATTGTAAGTGATCCGTTACATATGAAAAGAGCTATGCTTCAAGCAAAAGATGCTGGGATCATAGCATATACCTCTCCTACACATTCTTCTCGTTTTCGTACAAGAGATACGAAGTTTAAATTTCTTAAACGTGAAGTAATCAATTATATTGGTTATAAATGGTATCGTCTCTTTAAATCCTTTATCAAGTTGTGA
- a CDS encoding GNAT family N-acetyltransferase, which yields MKIFVTYTFRSKEERDAFYQSIRDNHIQKLSSVDEGCLKYSYTPIDDTVLYLQEEWVSEELQLKHLKQPHMDLLKELKNQYSCQTTVRHGTASLETERLVLREFKIEDADDMYHHWANDEKVTRYLTWPPHQNVEDTKQLLASWIGSYEKGDSYNWGIVVKDKNTLIGSISVTNIDQKTNTVEIGYCIGQAYWGHGYVAEALREVISYLFKEGYDVVRARHDKNNPHSGRVMQKAGMKYEGTLRKHGKNNQGVVDDVFYSILPEEL from the coding sequence ATGAAGATATTTGTTACCTATACATTTAGAAGTAAAGAAGAGAGAGATGCCTTTTATCAATCTATTAGAGACAATCATATTCAGAAATTATCATCAGTGGATGAAGGATGTCTCAAATATTCTTATACACCTATAGATGATACTGTTCTTTATTTACAAGAAGAATGGGTATCTGAAGAATTACAGTTAAAACATTTGAAGCAGCCTCATATGGACTTGTTGAAGGAATTAAAGAATCAATATTCGTGTCAAACTACAGTGCGTCATGGAACGGCTTCTTTAGAGACAGAGCGTTTAGTATTAAGAGAGTTTAAAATAGAAGACGCAGATGATATGTACCATCATTGGGCTAATGATGAAAAGGTCACTCGTTATTTGACTTGGCCACCTCATCAAAATGTTGAAGATACAAAGCAGTTACTTGCTTCATGGATTGGGTCATATGAAAAGGGTGATTCATATAACTGGGGCATTGTAGTAAAGGATAAGAATACACTCATTGGAAGTATATCTGTCACAAATATTGATCAAAAAACAAATACAGTAGAAATTGGCTATTGTATTGGACAGGCTTATTGGGGTCATGGATATGTTGCCGAAGCACTTAGAGAAGTTATTTCTTATCTGTTTAAGGAAGGCTATGATGTTGTACGTGCAAGACATGATAAAAATAATCCTCATTCAGGTAGAGTGATGCAAAAAGCTGGTATGAAATATGAGGGCACTCTTAGAAAACATGGAAAAAATAATCAGGGAGTAGTAGATGATGTTTTTTATTCTATTCTTCCTGAAGAATTATAA
- a CDS encoding DUF3784 domain-containing protein, with protein MFMINTGCICCAILALTFLFYYIVCSCLKGLGVYCISAFKDVPREESRYYDKRRISRAQRRAFKKWFIILSVGAILSYFISQYFAYIAIGLWALIFFKDIFVKKENLFRNYRI; from the coding sequence ATGTTTATGATTAATACAGGATGTATATGCTGTGCGATTCTTGCATTGACATTCTTGTTTTATTATATAGTTTGTTCATGTCTTAAGGGATTAGGAGTTTATTGTATTAGTGCATTTAAGGATGTACCTCGTGAAGAAAGCCGTTATTATGATAAGAGAAGAATTAGCCGTGCTCAAAGAAGAGCATTTAAGAAATGGTTCATTATATTAAGTGTAGGTGCCATACTTTCTTATTTTATTAGTCAGTATTTTGCCTATATTGCGATTGGACTATGGGCACTTATATTCTTTAAAGATATCTTTGTGAAAAAAGAGAACTTATTCAGAAACTATCGTATCTAA
- a CDS encoding ECF transporter S component, with protein MNNKKTKNLTLLALFIAIEAVMVMVPFLGFIPIGPLRATLLHVPVIIAAIVLGTKQGCLIGLVFGLSSLLMNTMQPTVTSFVFSPFISGSVLSAVIAIVPRVMIGFVSGSIYQLIKNKQQTIATAVAAFLGALTNTVLVLGGIWALFGTSYAKAIGQDASKLGSYFLAVSSTQSLLEAFVGVVIVVIVTKPLFALMKRG; from the coding sequence ATGAATAACAAAAAAACAAAGAATCTGACTTTACTTGCATTATTTATTGCGATTGAAGCAGTGATGGTCATGGTACCATTTTTAGGATTTATCCCAATTGGACCATTAAGAGCCACTTTACTTCATGTTCCAGTTATTATTGCAGCAATTGTATTAGGTACTAAGCAGGGATGCTTGATTGGTCTTGTATTTGGTTTATCTTCATTATTAATGAACACAATGCAGCCAACAGTGACATCTTTCGTCTTCTCACCATTTATTAGTGGATCAGTACTTAGTGCAGTCATTGCGATTGTCCCAAGAGTTATGATTGGGTTTGTATCAGGTTCTATTTATCAGTTAATTAAGAATAAACAGCAGACTATTGCGACTGCAGTTGCTGCTTTCCTAGGTGCTTTAACAAATACAGTATTAGTATTAGGTGGTATCTGGGCTTTATTTGGTACATCTTATGCTAAGGCTATTGGTCAGGATGCAAGCAAGCTTGGAAGTTATTTCTTAGCAGTATCAAGCACACAGAGCTTACTTGAAGCTTTTGTGGGTGTTGTTATTGTGGTAATTGTCACAAAACCTCTCTTCGCTTTAATGAAGCGTGGATAA
- a CDS encoding GNAT family N-acetyltransferase produces MEVREICLAHVKEISQLFNEIFSREPWNDEWNEEDLSIYMHDLVGNRLSLSIGLYDGDKLIGIALGRIKHWYNGREFWIDEFGIMTDEQSKGLGSQFMDLVVDYTKKRGIDRIMLITEREFPAYYFYQKNGFKEQSSQVVFMKEY; encoded by the coding sequence ATGGAAGTTAGAGAAATATGCTTGGCACATGTCAAAGAGATATCACAATTATTTAATGAAATATTCTCCAGGGAACCATGGAATGATGAATGGAATGAAGAGGACCTATCTATTTATATGCATGATCTAGTAGGCAATCGCTTATCTCTTTCTATTGGCTTATATGATGGAGATAAACTCATTGGAATTGCGTTGGGTCGCATCAAACATTGGTATAATGGAAGAGAATTCTGGATTGATGAATTTGGAATTATGACGGATGAACAATCTAAAGGACTCGGTTCACAATTCATGGACTTAGTTGTTGATTATACGAAAAAAAGAGGAATAGACCGTATTATGTTGATTACGGAAAGAGAATTTCCTGCTTATTACTTTTATCAGAAAAATGGCTTCAAAGAACAATCATCACAGGTCGTATTCATGAAAGAATATTAA
- a CDS encoding ABC transporter permease — protein sequence MKQLYHLTLRHTVLFFKDKGRFLTALITPIVLIVLYMTFLGTIYHDSLDSIVKYFNVSQNTIDAFVNGYLFSSLLAVSCVTVSFCSNMIMVQDKADHKIKDLLIAPVSKTTLALSYFISTLLITMIINITALLACFIVLGTSHFVLPLKDVLYCLLDIFLLTLFGASLSSIINYFLTTQGQISAVSSVVSAGYGFLCGAYMPISQFTPAVRTFIKFLPGTYGTSLIRNHLLRSLFLKLGTKVPANVMNEIHQSFDTSFTLMGHTVTQSMMYLIMIGSCFILTLIYIFLNQSKINM from the coding sequence GTGAAACAGCTTTATCATCTTACATTAAGACATACAGTATTATTTTTTAAGGATAAAGGACGTTTCTTAACAGCTTTGATTACACCAATAGTCTTAATTGTCTTATATATGACATTTTTAGGTACTATCTATCATGATTCACTTGATAGTATAGTGAAATACTTTAATGTCTCTCAAAATACTATTGATGCTTTTGTGAATGGTTATCTCTTTTCTTCATTACTTGCGGTGAGTTGTGTCACAGTATCATTCTGTTCAAATATGATTATGGTACAAGATAAAGCAGATCATAAAATAAAGGACTTACTCATAGCACCTGTCAGTAAAACAACATTAGCTCTTAGTTATTTTATTTCTACTTTACTTATCACTATGATTATTAATATCACTGCGTTACTTGCATGCTTTATTGTATTAGGTACAAGTCACTTTGTCTTACCGTTAAAAGATGTATTATATTGTTTGCTAGATATCTTTTTACTTACTTTGTTTGGTGCTTCTTTATCATCTATTATTAATTATTTCCTTACAACACAAGGCCAGATTTCAGCTGTTAGTAGTGTAGTGAGTGCGGGATATGGTTTCTTATGTGGTGCTTATATGCCTATTTCTCAATTTACACCTGCAGTACGTACATTTATTAAGTTCCTGCCAGGGACATATGGCACATCGCTTATTCGTAATCATTTATTAAGAAGTTTATTTCTAAAACTAGGTACAAAAGTTCCTGCCAATGTAATGAATGAAATCCATCAAAGTTTTGATACATCATTTACACTTATGGGACATACTGTAACACAAAGTATGATGTATCTGATTATGATTGGCTCATGCTTTATCCTTACCTTAATTTACATATTCTTAAATCAATCAAAAATAAATATGTAA
- a CDS encoding ABC transporter ATP-binding protein: MNSIEIKHLTKTFGDIKAVDDLSFTVEKGTFFSFLGVNGAGKSTTISMICGELTSDTGEIYIEGKDIKTHMDEVRTTIGVVYQTSALDDVLTVYDNLKYRAALYGITGDSFKKKLEELSLLLDFKDFLKKPLNKLSGGQRRRIDIARALIHEPELLILDEPTTGLDPQTRKTLWKVIDNLRKEKHMTVFLTTHYMEEAAEADQVVIIDRGRQIASGTPHELKQKYAYDYLNIYHVKEEDIKSLGHPYIYNKDHYTIRINHPGVVKEMILQKPELFNDFELVKGRMDDVFLNVTGNKLPGGEQV; this comes from the coding sequence ATGAATAGTATTGAAATTAAACATCTTACAAAAACTTTTGGTGATATTAAAGCAGTAGATGACTTAAGCTTTACTGTAGAAAAGGGAACGTTCTTTTCCTTTCTAGGTGTTAATGGTGCAGGTAAGAGTACCACTATCTCTATGATATGTGGTGAACTTACAAGTGATACAGGAGAAATATACATTGAAGGCAAAGATATTAAAACACATATGGATGAAGTAAGAACTACTATAGGTGTTGTTTATCAAACTTCTGCATTAGATGATGTGCTCACAGTTTATGATAATCTCAAGTATCGTGCTGCTTTGTATGGTATTACAGGGGATTCTTTTAAGAAGAAACTAGAAGAACTCTCTCTATTATTAGATTTCAAAGACTTTTTAAAGAAACCTTTAAATAAGCTATCAGGAGGACAAAGAAGACGTATAGATATAGCTCGTGCTCTTATTCATGAACCAGAACTTCTTATCTTAGATGAACCAACAACTGGTTTAGATCCTCAAACAAGAAAAACATTATGGAAAGTTATTGATAATTTAAGAAAAGAAAAACATATGACTGTATTTCTTACGACTCATTATATGGAAGAAGCAGCTGAAGCAGATCAAGTTGTTATTATTGATCGTGGCCGTCAAATAGCTTCTGGAACACCACATGAATTAAAACAGAAATATGCTTATGATTATTTAAATATCTATCATGTAAAAGAAGAGGACATCAAGTCTTTAGGACATCCATATATATATAATAAGGATCATTACACAATCCGTATCAATCATCCAGGTGTTGTGAAAGAAATGATTCTTCAAAAACCAGAATTGTTTAATGACTTTGAACTAGTAAAAGGAAGAATGGATGATGTCTTCTTAAATGTAACAGGAAATAAACTCCCAGGAGGTGAACAAGTGTGA
- a CDS encoding MurR/RpiR family transcriptional regulator has protein sequence MSIMTQLEFALDFTHAEVEIAHYILNHGEDVLNLSIKELAKRTYTSPATIVRLCRKLGLEGYNDFKIKYSAELQYTLTKTKRIDVNFPFGPEDNYPQIAYKLGTMSREVIEDTIKLIDFDDLRKAIELMNQYESIDIYGNGNSMLEALSFQHKMTRIGRNVNIRTLEGEQIFLAYNSSSSHLAMILSYSGETAEIIRIAQTLKEKGTKMIVITSLGDNQLSHYGDVILRVGSREKIFTKIAPFASNLSMEYILNLIFSCIFQRDYNRNLEKKVSYDKTKDARHPARSPVNDI, from the coding sequence ATGAGTATAATGACACAATTAGAATTCGCATTAGATTTCACACATGCTGAGGTGGAAATCGCCCATTACATATTGAATCATGGAGAAGATGTATTGAATTTATCAATTAAGGAATTGGCAAAAAGAACGTATACATCTCCTGCAACTATAGTTAGACTATGTCGCAAACTAGGATTAGAAGGATATAATGACTTTAAGATCAAGTATTCAGCAGAACTGCAATATACACTTACTAAAACCAAAAGAATCGATGTTAACTTTCCCTTTGGTCCAGAAGATAACTACCCACAGATTGCCTATAAACTCGGTACAATGAGCAGAGAAGTTATTGAAGATACAATTAAACTGATAGATTTTGATGATTTGCGTAAAGCGATAGAACTTATGAATCAATATGAGTCTATAGATATATATGGAAATGGTAATTCAATGTTAGAAGCATTAAGTTTCCAGCATAAGATGACGCGTATTGGACGTAACGTAAATATTCGTACACTAGAAGGAGAACAGATCTTTTTAGCTTATAACTCTTCTTCATCACATCTTGCAATGATTCTCTCTTATTCAGGAGAAACAGCTGAAATTATTCGCATTGCCCAGACATTAAAAGAGAAGGGGACAAAGATGATTGTGATTACTTCTCTAGGCGATAATCAGCTATCACATTATGGTGATGTGATACTAAGAGTTGGCTCAAGAGAGAAAATCTTTACTAAAATAGCTCCTTTTGCCTCAAATCTTTCTATGGAGTATATTTTAAATCTTATTTTCTCATGTATATTCCAACGTGATTATAATAGAAACTTAGAGAAAAAAGTCAGTTATGATAAAACAAAGGATGCAAGACATCCGGCTCGTTCTCCAGTTAATGATATATAA